One genomic segment of Cervus canadensis isolate Bull #8, Minnesota chromosome 14, ASM1932006v1, whole genome shotgun sequence includes these proteins:
- the LOC122453398 gene encoding interferon beta-2: protein MTYRCLLQMALLLCFSTTALSMNYSLLRFQQRRSIAVCQKLLRQLPSTPQHCLEVRMDFQVPEEMRQAQQFRKEDAVLVIYEMLQQIFSILTRDFSSTGWSETIVEDLLVELQGQMDHLEPIQKEIMQKKNFTMGDMTILHLKKYYFNLGQYLKSMEYNSCAWTVVRVQILTNFSFLKSLTGYLRD from the coding sequence ATGACCTACCGGTGCCTCCTCCAGATGGCTCTCCTGCTGTGTTTCTCCACCACAGCTCTCTCCATGAACTACAGCTTGCTGCGATTCCAACAAAGGAGGAGCATTGCGGTGTGTCAGAAACTCCTGCGGCAGTTACCTTCAACTCCTCAACATTGCCTCGAGGTCAGGATGGACTTCCAGGTCCCTGAGGAGATGAGGCAAGCACAGCAGTTCCGGAAGGAAGATGCCGTATTGGTCATCTATGAGATGCTCCAGCAGATCTTCAGTATTCTCAccagagacttctccagcactggCTGGTCTGAGACCATCGTTGAGGACCTCCTTGTGGAACTCCAAGGGCAGATGGATCATCTGGAGCCAATCCAGAAGGAAATCATGCAGAAGAAAAACTTCACTATGGGAGACATGACCATTCTTCACCTGAAGAAATATTACTTCAACCTTGGGCAGTACCTGAAGTCCATGGAGTACAACAGCTGTGCCTGGACAGTCGTGCGAGTGCAAATACTCACGAACTTTTCTTTCCTGAAGAGCCTAACAGGGTACCTCCGTGACTGA
- the LOC122452950 gene encoding LOW QUALITY PROTEIN: interferon alpha-3-like (The sequence of the model RefSeq protein was modified relative to this genomic sequence to represent the inferred CDS: inserted 4 bases in 2 codons), giving the protein MQPPITPSPQNLPTPPSRQPCRAPSIPVALPVSLALGMLCSSPTCTLGCELPASHGNLESFTRWSQMERVSTVSRLRDRTDXRSPQTLEDGXQAEETEATAVEHELRLQTSQLFSTSGSSLGPDESLLDRFLIGLDQQLEELDTCLREGRSTEHSPLGSENSRLAGKSYFQRISVYLKEKEYSRCAWEVVSVEIRRRLVLANKLIGKLRK; this is encoded by the exons ATGC AGCCGCCCATCACCCCAAGTCCTCAGAACTTGCCTACACCTCCCTCCAGGCAGCCCTGCAGAGCCCCCAGCATCCCCGTGGCCCTCCCCGTGTCGCTGGCCCTGGGGATGCTCTGCTCCAGCCCCACGTGCACCCTGGGCTGCGAGCTGCCCGCGAGTCATGGCAATCTGGAAAGCTTCACACGCTGGAGTCAGATGGAGAGAGTGTCCACTGTGTCCCGTCTGAGGGACAGGACTGA CAGATCTCCTCAGACCCTGGAGGACGG CCAGGCTGAGGAGACAGAAGCCACAGCTGTTGAGCATGAGTTGCGCCTGCAGACCTCCCAGCTCTTCAGCACCTCAGGCTCTTCTCTGGGTCCGGACGAGAGCCTCCTGGACAGATTCCTCATTGGACTTGATCAGCAGCTGGAGGAGCTGGACACGTGTCTGAGGGAGGGAAGGTCGACGGAACACTCACCTCTAGGGAGTGAGAACTCCAGATTGGCTGGGAAGAGTTACTTCCAGCGAATCAGTGTGTATCTCAAAGAGAAAGAATACAGCCGCTGTGCCTGGGAGGTTGTCAGCGTGGAAATCAGAAGGCGCTTGGTCTTGGCCAACAAGCTCATTGGGAAACTCAGGAAATAA